A DNA window from Arachis duranensis cultivar V14167 chromosome 3, aradu.V14167.gnm2.J7QH, whole genome shotgun sequence contains the following coding sequences:
- the LOC107481199 gene encoding ribulose-1,5 bisphosphate carboxylase/oxygenase large subunit N-methyltransferase, chloroplastic, protein MATVFSVCSGSSAFLSPCTSHTRCLSLLPKGSPLLHHIKKPFSVKSLSSLETQEVSSVSVSPAVTTFWQWLKEEGVISSKTQVKPGVVPEGLGLVATKDISRNEVVLQVPKRFWINPDAVAASEIGNVCSGLKPWLSVALFLIRERSRDDSLWKHYFPVLPKETDSTIYWSEEELSEIQGTQLLNTTLGVKEYVQNEFMRLQEEIILPNKKLFPFPITLDDFFWAFGILRSRAFSRLRNENLVVIPLADLINHSARVTTEDHAYEVKGAAGLFSWDYLFSLRSPLSVKAGEQIYIQYDLNKSNAELALDYGFIEPNSDRNAYTLTLGIPESDPFYDDKLDIAETNGFGETAYFDIFYNQPLPPGMIPYLRLVALGGTDAFLLEALFRNTVWSHLELPVSRDNEELLCRVVREACKSALAGYHTTIEEDNKLKEAKLDSRLAIAVGIREGEKKVLQQIDEVFKEKELELDQLEYYQERRLKDLGLCGESGDILGDLEKFM, encoded by the exons ATGGCTACTGTGTTCTCAGTGTGTTCGGGTTCTTCTGCTTTTCTCTCTCCATGCACTTCGCACACCAGGTGTTTGTCTCTTTTACCCAAAGGATCACCACTTCTTCACCACATCAAGAAACCTTTTTCTGTGAAATCCCTTTCTTCTTTGGAAACTCAAGAAGTATCATCAGTATCAGTGTCACCAGCAGTTACCACCTTCTGGCAATGGCTTAAGGAAGAAGGTGTTATCTCTTCAAAGACACAAGTGAAACCTGGTGTGGTCCCTGAAGGCCTTGGACTTGTTGCAACCAAAGACATATCAAGAAACGAGGTTGTTCTTCAGGTTCCAAAGAGGTTTTGGATTAACCCAGATGCAGTTGCTGCTTCTGAGATTGGGAATGTGTGTAGTGGTCTCAAGCCATGGCTTTCTGTTGCtttgttcctcattagggaGAGGTCAAGGGATGATTCACTTTGGAAGCACTACTTCCCTGTTCTGCCAAAAGAAACTGATTCTACTATATACTG GTCAGAGGAGGAGCTCTCAGAGATTCAAG GTACTCAACTTCTGAACACAACATTGGGTGTGAAAGAGTATGTTCAGAATGAATTTATGAGACTGCAAGAAGAAATCATACTCCCTAACAAGAAGCTTTTTCCTTTTCCTATAACACTGGATGACTTCTTCTGGGCATTTGGAATTCTCAGATCAAGGGCATTTTCTCGACTTCGCAACGAAAATCTGGTTGTTATTCCATTAGCAGACTTG ATAAACCACAGTGCAAGAGTAACTACAGAAGATCATGCTTATGAAGTTAAAGGAGCTGCAGGCCTTTTCTCTTGGGATTACTTATTTTCCCTAAGAAGCCCCCTTTCTGTCAAGGCTGGGGAACAG ATATATATCCAATATGATTTGAACAAAAGCAACGCCGAGTTGGCTCTGGACTATGGCTTCATCGAACCAAATTCTGACCGTAATGCATATACCTTGACACTTGGAATACCTGAGTCCGACCCTTTCTATGATGACAAACTAGACATTGCAGAGACCAATGGTTTTGGTGAGACAGCATACTTTGACATATTCTACAACCAACCACTTCCACCAGGGATGATTCCATACCTGAGACTTGTAGCTCTAGGAGGTACTGATGCTTTCCTACTGGAAGCGCTATTCAGAAACACTGTCTGGAGTCATCTAGAATTGCCAGTGAGCCGTGACAATGAGGAACTTTTATGCAGGGTGGTTAGAGAGGCCTGCAAATCTGCTCTTGCTGGTTATCATACAACCATTGAAGAG GATAACAAGTTAAAGGAAGCAAAATTAGATTCAAGACTTGCAATAGCAGTCGGAATAAGAGAAGGGGAGAAGAAAGTTCTGCAACAAATTGATGAGGTCTTCAAGGAGAAAGAATTGGAACTGGACCAGTTAGAGTATTACCAAGAAAGGAGGCTCAAGGACCTTGGCCTGTGCGGCGAAAGTGGTGATATACTAGGGGACCTTGAGAAGTTCATGTAA